One window of the Dreissena polymorpha isolate Duluth1 chromosome 5, UMN_Dpol_1.0, whole genome shotgun sequence genome contains the following:
- the LOC127831106 gene encoding uncharacterized protein LOC127831106 encodes MEYIAILVAVICLFVVTVPASGLTCYVCDSVTYPNSCDVENFDPSKHAQTTTTTVLHPPDTGKTCVYCTKGYYHNPYTGVYSYARGCENSPRGVGCLKDACSCTTDLCNSAVTMSSNAHAFLALVAFGAVTYLMN; translated from the exons ATGGAGTACATTGCGATACTAGTGGCTGTTATTTGCCTGTTTGTCGTTACCG TTCCCGCGTCGGGTCTTACCTGCTACGTGTGCGATTCGGTAACCTACCCTAATTCATGTGACGTAGAAAACTTCGACCCAAGCAAGCATGCGcagaccaccaccaccaccgtacTCCATCCCCCCGACACCGGAAAGACATGCGTGTACTGCACAAAGGGGTACTACCACAACCCATATACGGGCGTTTACA GTTATGCACGTGGTTGTGAGAATTCCCCACGAGGCGTCGGATGTCTGAAGGACGCTTGCTCCTGTACGACTGACCTCTGCAACAGTGCTGTAACCATGTCATCAAACGCACATGCATTCCTAGCACTCGTAGCATTTGGGGCCGTCACCTATTTGATGAATTAA